From the genome of Vicia villosa cultivar HV-30 ecotype Madison, WI linkage group LG2, Vvil1.0, whole genome shotgun sequence, one region includes:
- the LOC131646842 gene encoding polyneuridine-aldehyde esterase-like, whose protein sequence is MSEFNMNQKQQKHFVLVHGLCVGAWCWYKLKPQLESIGHKVTTLDLAACGTNTQKIEDVHTFADYSKPLLELLASLDPNEKVVLVGHSFGGMSIALAMEKFPEKIAVGIFIAAFIPDTLHQPSYVLQQYIERYPVSGWLDTEFSFDESKMNVLVGINFLSTKFFQLCSREDLELMKILRRRGSLFIEDLLEVENLSRERYESVPGAYIIANKDLAIPEDYQKWMIQNAGIDVVKVINEADHMAMLSKPQELCLSLVEIANKHVI, encoded by the exons ATGTCTGAATTCAATATGAATCAAAAACAACAGAAGCATTTTGTTCTGGTTCATGGTCTTTGCGTTGGAGCATGGTGTTGGTACAAACTAAAACCACAATTAGAATCTATTGGTCACAAAGTCACAACACTTGACCTTGCAGCTTGTGGCACCAACACGCAAAAAATAGAAGATGTTCATACTTTTGCAGACTATTCTAAGCCTTTGTTAGAGTTATTGGCCTCACTTGATCCAAATGAAAAAGTTGTTCTTGTAGGACATAGCTTTGGTGGAATGAGTATAGCTCTTGCAATGGAAAAATTCCCAGAAAAAATTGCTGTTGGGATTTTCATAGCAGCTTTTATTCCTGATACTCTACATCAACCATCATATGTACTTCAACAG TATATTGAAAGATACCCAGTGAGTGGATGGTTAGACACTGAGTTTTCATTTGATGAAAGCAAAATGAATGTGCTTGTTGGCATCAACTTCTTGTCCACTAAATTCTTTCAACTATGCTCCAGAGAG GATTTGGAATTAATGAAGATTTTAAGAAGGAGAGGGTCACTTTTTATCGAAGATCTATTGGAGGTAGAGAATCTTTCCAGAGAGAGATATGAATCGGTTCCAGGGGCTTATATTATTGCCAATAAGGACTTGGCAATTCCAGAAGATTATCAAAAATGGATGATCCAAAATGCTGGAATTGATGTTGTTAAAGTGATTAATGAAGCGGATCATATGGCTATGCTTTCTAAACCTCAAGAACTTTGTTTGTCTCTCGTTGAGATTGCTAATAAACATGTAATTTAA